TGCAGATGGGAAGGGTAGTGCTCCCCATGCAGTGTTGCTATGCGCCCCGCTTCAAGGAAGACACCCCGTCAGTGTCATGGCGGCTTCAGGCAGCCTGAACTGTGAAATGCCTCTCAGACCCTACTTCCCTGaatttgcttcagcctccagcaGAGGACTCGCCTGTGTTGTGTGGCCTTTCCTCCTGCCCTGGGGACAAGTGCAAGTGGCCATACTATGACCAGCACAAAAAGGGAGAGGCTGCTGGGTATGACCCAAGGCCCTTCCAGGGCCTCCACCTCCTCAGATGGCTGTGCAGTCCTGCCCTGCCACAGCCCTGCCACCCCAGCCACATACCAGGGGCAGGCTGTAGCCCGGGATGCTGGGGAAGTCGTGGTGCTCCATGTGGTAGCCCACGTTGAAGGTGATCCAGTTGAGGGGCCCATAGTAGGAGTAGGTCTCGTGGCCCTTGAGGAACATGTAGTGCTCGGCCACGAAGTGGCCCGAGATGGGAtgcaggcccaggcccaggaggGAGCTGGCCAGCAGGTAGACCATGGGCTTGAGCCCCCAGAGGGCAAAGATGGCCACATCGGCCGCCAGCTGCACCAGCGTGTTGAGCACCTCCATGCGGGTCACGGCCTTGGGGTGGACGCAGAGGGGCCGCAGCGAGTAGAAGAAGGGCTGCAGCACCAGCCAGAGCAGCTTACGGGCGGGCGTGCAGAAGAACCAGCCCTCCAGACGCGTGGGCACGTCCACATCCAGCCCATCACCACCCAGGTAGCGGTGGTGGTCCACGTGGTACTTCTTGAAGGAGGCGGCATAGGGCACACCCACAGGCAAATTGGCAAACACGGCCAGCCAGCGGTTGCGCGCCGCGCAGCCCGTGCCAAAGGCCGCATTGTGTGAGATGTCGTGGATGGCCAGCGTCAG
The Theropithecus gelada isolate Dixy chromosome 7b, Tgel_1.0, whole genome shotgun sequence DNA segment above includes these coding regions:
- the DEGS2 gene encoding sphingolipid delta(4)-desaturase/C4-monooxygenase DES2 codes for the protein MGNSASRSDFEWVYTDQPHTQRRKEILAKYPAIKALMRPDPRLKWAVLVLVLMQLLACWLVRRLAWRWLLFWAYAFGGCVNHSLTLAIHDISHNAAFGTGCAARNRWLAVFANLPVGVPYAASFKKYHVDHHRYLGGDGLDVDVPTRLEGWFFCTPARKLLWLVLQPFFYSLRPLCVHPKAVTRMEVLNTLVQLAADVAIFALWGLKPMVYLLASSLLGLGLHPISGHFVAEHYMFLKGHETYSYYGPLNWITFNVGYHMEHHDFPSIPGYSLPLVRKMAPEYYDHLPQHHSWVKVLWDFVFEDSLGPYARVKRVYRLAKDGL